TCACAAATATAGAATCAACGAAGCTAAAAAAATCCTGCTCGAATTTCCGGATAAAAATGTAAGTGATGTAGGATTTGATGTTGGTTACAAATCGCTTTCAAACTTTTATGAGGCTTTTAAAAAGGAAACGGGGATGACTGCATCGGAACTTCGTGCAAACGAACTTGTCAGGTGCAGGTAAGATACTGAACTTTAAAAATACTTTTTGTGTTCAATAATCAAACATCGGTTAGATACGACTCGGATTCCCGCTTTTTCTGCGCGTGCTTCCGCTTCGGGGTGGGAAATCCCAAGTTGAAGCCATAAAACCTCCACACCACCGATGGAAAGTATTTCATCGACTACTGTCGGGATGGACTCCGAACCTCGAAATACGTCGACAAACTTTCTGAAAGCTGGCGGTACTTCGCTCAGATTCTTATAAATTGTGAATCCGTTCACTTCGTGAATTTTTGGGTATGTTCCTACGATCTCCCAACCTTGCCCTCTCATATAGGCGGGCACATAATGGCTTGCTTTCTGTGGGTCATGACTAAGACCATACACTGCAATCTTTTTATAATTTACTAATATATCTTTAATTTCATTGTCTTTGACATTCATATTTTTGCCGTTCTAAACATTACTTATCTTAGACTCTTATTTCAGTTTAGAAGTTTCCTTATAGCGAAAACATTCTTCTAAATGATCATTCACCAAACCGGTTGCCTGCATATGTGCATAGATTACAGTACTACCTACGAATTTGAATCCTCGTTTGATCAGATCTTTACTCAGTGCATCCGATTCTTTCGTTGTGGCAGGTACATCCCTTAAGGTTTTTCTACGATTGACGATGGGTTTTCCGTTTACAAAACTCCATACGTATTTGTCGAAGGAACCGAATTCCTTTTGAATTTCTAAAAACCTTTTGGCGTTATTAACCGCTGCATAAACCTTCAAACGATTTCTAACGATGGAGGGATCGAGTAATATTTTTTCCAATTTCTTTTCAGTGAACTTGGCCACTTTCTCAGGATCGAAATCGGCAAATGCCTTTCTATAACCTTCCCGTTTTTTCAGGATAGTCGCCCAACTCAGACCTGCTTGCGCTCCTTCCAAAACCAAAAATTCAAAATGTATAAGATCATTATGAACGGGAACACCCCATTCTTCGTCATGATATTTGATGTATTGATCGAAATTCAAACACCAGGAGCATCTGTTTTTTTCTTTTATAGGCATATCAATCAAATCGATTACTCCTCACTGATCATTACGAAATTTTATCCCTAATACAATACTAAGGGTATTCATATACAAAAAAATAATACCGATGAATCTCATATATCATTTTCTTTTTACCGCGTAAGGGATATGTAGGGCGTAGGTCCGATCTTTGCTTTGCAAAGTCGGACGGGAGCGTCAGCGCACCCCGGAGTAGCCCGACCCCTAATCGATATTAGTCGTATCATTCGTTTGATCGGGAACGCCCGACCTTAACCGCCGATTTTATCATTCCGCAGGATAACCCGAATATGTCATTTTTCCCGTAAAGTAAATAGGGCTTTTTCGTTCCAAGAGAATTCGATTGTTTAACTTGGTTTGTAAATCTTGTAACATTGGGTTGCCTGGAGAGATCCCTTGGGCATCAACTAACAATACATAATGATAGGAAGAGGTAAGATCTTCTTCTTGATCGGGGTCGTCCCATAAAACAACGAGATTGCCTGAACCTGTTTCTCTATTTCGATCGTTTATAAAAATCGCTTCGTTTGGCTCTTGGTTCGGAGAGGTGGGAAGTGATTTATTATAAATTCTTTTTTCGGAAATAAGCACCGTTTGATTGGGATCGATATGGGGAGGTAGATAGATTTCCGTAGGAGCATCCGAGTTTCTTCCTTTCCAGATAAGAATCATAAACCTTCTGTCTCCGAAATATTTTGTTTCCGTATCTCCCGGTCTGATCGCAGCCCATTGGAAAACATTATTCCAAGTATCATATCCGATTGCGTTGTAATGAGAGCTCATCACACGACCTTGGGATCTGCGAAAGTAAGATCTTTGTATCACACGAGAGTCTACATTGAAACTTGTTCCGTAATTTCCTACCACGGAAAAATCCTCTTCGTTCCAAGCATCTTTGGTTGTGATCAATTTGGAAGTGTTTCCATTCATATACTCGTGGTGGTTGTTATAATAATAATCCCAGTGCCATTCCGTTCCGGACACAATGGGGTTATAAAAATCAGCGAATCTTGTTTTGGAGGATTGAGTTCCGTCGGAAACTTCCATCGCCTGATAGACTGCATTCAGCATTCTGGGAGTGTCTTTCGCTCCCGTTCCTTTGAGCCACATACCGAATTCACTTAAGAAAACCGGAATATTCAAGAAACGTGATTCTTTTCTGATCTCGTCCAAATATTTGAAATAAGTGGCGTTGTCGATTCCAGTCAGATCGGTTCCCATTCTGCCTGCGTCGTAAAAATGGGAGTTGAATACAAAACCCGGACCAGGCGGAGTGAGAAGATGGCCTCCTCCCGTTGGAGGAACAATCGCAGAACCAACGTTTGTATTCCAGAATACCAACGGTTCGGCAAATACCCATTTATTTTCCCAACCGTTCTGGTCCAACACGGTTCGGACTTTTCTATACATTGGCCAAAGTTTCTGATTGTCCCAGCTTGCAGGAGTTAATCCCTCCATTCCCCCGTCGACAGGTTCGTTGAACGGATCGAGCCCCAATACATAAGCGAATTCTTCTGCAGTTAACTTTTCTTTGATGTAAGAAGATGTTTTCCCGATTTGCCAGATGAATTCGGTTTGCATATTTCTTGTACCGGCGGAAGTGGAAAGAGAAGAGTTATTCCAAAAATTACGAAAACCTCGGCGGATTGCTTCATTGGTTAGATTGTTTTGGCTCCAGCTTGCGCAAATGAATCCGCAATATTCGCTCGGGTAAGATCCGCCTTTCGTGATCCAGACGGGAGCTCCATTTCCGGTATGCCAGGAATTTTTATTGAATAGATGTCTGGAAAATAAATCCTGATGGTAATCCAAAAGGATGTACATTTTTTTCGCAGTAGCCTTTCGCATTTGCGCGATGATCGCATCCAAATAGGTATAATCGATCGTATCTACGGAAGGATGAACTCCTTCCCATGCGATCGTAAATCGAATGATATTGGAGCCTGTTGTTTTGCCGAGTCTTGCAAATGCTATCTCCGCATCCGATTCGTTTTGAAAAGGTTTGAAACCGTGCTCCGCTAATTTCATATTTCCTGAAATATTGAAACCGCGAAATGAGACTTCGCGCCCCAAGCCATCTATGAAAATTTTATCCGTGATGTTATTATTGGTTTTGTCGGAAATGAAAATTTCTCTTTCCGGGCCGGTATCGGAGTAATCCAAAGAATGCATTGTAACCGAAACATTGTTCGCTCTTGAATTTGCAGATTGATTTCGGGTATCCGCATTTTCATTTTGTCCCGAACTTTGTTGCAATAAACCGAGAGCAGAAGTTTTCCATTTTCCTGAATCGGGGAAACAGGCGGAGAAAGAGAGTAAGATCGTGGCAAACGTGGATAAATGGGTTCTCTTCATGGGAGGTGATTTTAGGAACCGTTTTTAAAAATGCCAACTCGTTTTTTAAAAAATTAGAATATTCTGTCTTGTGAAAAAAATGTTCGGAGATTGATGTTGATCTGGGATCGGACTAAGGGAAGAAAGGGATTCATAATGAATAACAAATACAAAGGTAAAAAAGTCTTCATTACCGGAGGATCTGCCGGGATCGGAAAAGGAATCGCGCTCGCTTTGGCAAAAGAAGGGGCAAGCGTAATCATTTGCGCTCGGAATCAGGCAAATTTGGAAAAAGCAGTCGCCGAATTGAAACAGGTCGGTAACCCAGAAGCTGTTTTTGGTTATGTGGTTTTGGATGTTTCCGATAAAAAACAGGTGGAATCCGTAGCGAAGGATGTAATCAAAACTTTAGGCGGCCTTGACTTACTAATCTGTAATAGTGGTTATGCGCAAGTGGGAGAAGCGGCAAACTTGGATGATTCCGTTTATCGCAAACTCATGGATGTGAATTATTTCGGACATGTGAATACTTCTCTTGCTTTCCAAAATCAATTCATACGACAAGGGTCGGGAGAAATTGTTTTTTTATCTTCCACTCTTGCATTTTTTTCCATCTACGGATACGGAGCTTATGCTGCGAGTAAACAAGCAATCGTGGGATTTGCCCAAGGCCTTCGCCAGGAGATGATGTTTCATAATGTGAAAGTAAAATTGTTTTTTCCTCCCACGACGGATACTCCCGGACTTGCTCGGGAGAATGAGGACAAACCTGCGATCACGAAAGAAATGGAAATGGGTTCTGCATTAAACAAAGTACATTCCGTCGAAAGTGTTGCTAATGCAATTGTTAGGTGGATTCCGAATCGAAAATTCATCGGATACACCGGCTGGGATTCTTGGTTGCAATATTTTTTATTCAGACATTTCCCGGAGTGGGCGATTCGACTTACTGATTCCGAATTGCGGGGAGCGGAGGCTCGATTGAAAAAGAAAAACAAGGCGGTTTCGAAGTAAAATCCGAATCCCGGTAGGGCTCTTACGGAAAACGACTTGGAAGAAAAACATTAAGTCCTTTCTTCCAAGTCCGATCAAAATGAACTTATATCCGTTAGGCGCGAATGAGTGTGACTTCGATATTACCGCGGGTTGCGTTGGAATACGGACAAACCTTATGAGCTTCCGCAATCAACCGGTCCGCTGTTTCGGGATCTATACCGGGTAGGGAAATTTTCAATGTTACCTCAAGACCGAAACCCGCAGGTGTCGGTCCGATTCCGACGCTGGACTCGATGGAAGTATCGGCAGGCACGGCTACCTTGTCACGACCACCTACAAATTTCAATGCACCGATAAAACAAGCAGCATAACCGATGGCAAACAATTGTTCCGGGTTTGTTCCTTCGCCACCTGCACCGCCAAGTTCTTTCGGTGTGGATAGTTTTACGGATACCTTGCCGTCATCAGTCGCACCGGTTCCTTCACGGCCTCCGGTAGCTTTGGCGTGAGCCGTATAAAGCGCTTTAATCTTTGTCATATGTATCTCCTTACAGTAGGACGGGAGCAAGTGATTGTTCCGTTAATTAGATTGTTTAAAATTAAATTGTGCGCAATATTTATGCAATCCTATTTTCAAGGGAAATTTCGTTTTTTTTGCAAAAAACACCGATGGAAAGGATTTTTTGTAAATTGTTTCGGTTGATTACCGTTGCATCAATCTATGCGAGCGATCTCTCTCAGTTTGTGATCCAAGAGATAAAACCGGCCGTCTAACGATTCTGCAATGAACGTACAGCTGTCGACCCAATCTCCGTCATTC
The nucleotide sequence above comes from Leptospira kobayashii. Encoded proteins:
- a CDS encoding organic hydroperoxide resistance protein, which gives rise to MTKIKALYTAHAKATGGREGTGATDDGKVSVKLSTPKELGGAGGEGTNPEQLFAIGYAACFIGALKFVGGRDKVAVPADTSIESSVGIGPTPAGFGLEVTLKISLPGIDPETADRLIAEAHKVCPYSNATRGNIEVTLIRA
- a CDS encoding SDR family oxidoreductase — translated: MNNKYKGKKVFITGGSAGIGKGIALALAKEGASVIICARNQANLEKAVAELKQVGNPEAVFGYVVLDVSDKKQVESVAKDVIKTLGGLDLLICNSGYAQVGEAANLDDSVYRKLMDVNYFGHVNTSLAFQNQFIRQGSGEIVFLSSTLAFFSIYGYGAYAASKQAIVGFAQGLRQEMMFHNVKVKLFFPPTTDTPGLARENEDKPAITKEMEMGSALNKVHSVESVANAIVRWIPNRKFIGYTGWDSWLQYFLFRHFPEWAIRLTDSELRGAEARLKKKNKAVSK
- a CDS encoding DNA-3-methyladenine glycosylase I, producing MPIKEKNRCSWCLNFDQYIKYHDEEWGVPVHNDLIHFEFLVLEGAQAGLSWATILKKREGYRKAFADFDPEKVAKFTEKKLEKILLDPSIVRNRLKVYAAVNNAKRFLEIQKEFGSFDKYVWSFVNGKPIVNRRKTLRDVPATTKESDALSKDLIKRGFKFVGSTVIYAHMQATGLVNDHLEECFRYKETSKLK
- a CDS encoding cellulase family glycosylhydrolase encodes the protein MKRTHLSTFATILLSFSACFPDSGKWKTSALGLLQQSSGQNENADTRNQSANSRANNVSVTMHSLDYSDTGPEREIFISDKTNNNITDKIFIDGLGREVSFRGFNISGNMKLAEHGFKPFQNESDAEIAFARLGKTTGSNIIRFTIAWEGVHPSVDTIDYTYLDAIIAQMRKATAKKMYILLDYHQDLFSRHLFNKNSWHTGNGAPVWITKGGSYPSEYCGFICASWSQNNLTNEAIRRGFRNFWNNSSLSTSAGTRNMQTEFIWQIGKTSSYIKEKLTAEEFAYVLGLDPFNEPVDGGMEGLTPASWDNQKLWPMYRKVRTVLDQNGWENKWVFAEPLVFWNTNVGSAIVPPTGGGHLLTPPGPGFVFNSHFYDAGRMGTDLTGIDNATYFKYLDEIRKESRFLNIPVFLSEFGMWLKGTGAKDTPRMLNAVYQAMEVSDGTQSSKTRFADFYNPIVSGTEWHWDYYYNNHHEYMNGNTSKLITTKDAWNEEDFSVVGNYGTSFNVDSRVIQRSYFRRSQGRVMSSHYNAIGYDTWNNVFQWAAIRPGDTETKYFGDRRFMILIWKGRNSDAPTEIYLPPHIDPNQTVLISEKRIYNKSLPTSPNQEPNEAIFINDRNRETGSGNLVVLWDDPDQEEDLTSSYHYVLLVDAQGISPGNPMLQDLQTKLNNRILLERKSPIYFTGKMTYSGYPAE
- a CDS encoding CoA-binding protein; this encodes MNVKDNEIKDILVNYKKIAVYGLSHDPQKASHYVPAYMRGQGWEIVGTYPKIHEVNGFTIYKNLSEVPPAFRKFVDVFRGSESIPTVVDEILSIGGVEVLWLQLGISHPEAEARAEKAGIRVVSNRCLIIEHKKYF